The Corynebacterium camporealensis genome contains a region encoding:
- a CDS encoding ABC transporter ATP-binding protein, which produces MAKKLEKRAVQRTVSLVWPDVKPHRTLAMGGVVALLFEVAFRVLEPWPLKFVVDAVSVSMGVDQEGRPATTGLLLACGVAVILFVGLRALSNYLATVAFALVGSRASTRLRARVFQHVQGLSMQYHAKNRSADTVQRIVGDVGKLQEVAVTAGLPLLANVVTLVVMLIVMLVMDAWLAMIVVAALCIFPLLSLTTTKRITKASRKTRKAEGQLANTAQEALSSITVVQAYGLEEHLGERFTFANKKSLKDGVKARRLAARLERGTDVIVGLATAAILIGGAYRVLDGVMTIGDLVLFTTYLKTTMKPLRDLAKYTGRIARAAASGERVADLMDKVSDVRSPADPHIHDRYLGYVEFNNVSTMYGRQKVLHGVDLFIRPGEHVAVIGPSGAGKSTLVSLLVRAQDPAWGEVTIDGHPLEDLELSQLRHNISLLHQEAVLFTGTVADNIRLGRFDATDFEIEEAAAAAGAHAFIQDLPDGYDTVVGERGGTLSGGQRQRIAIARALLRNSPIVILDEPTTGLDPASARGVLKGIDKLVNGRTTLSVTHDAEVALRASRVVWLEAGQVLFDAPPNDLLENNDTFQRWVAQSTTAEEVRLLDDA; this is translated from the coding sequence ATGGCTAAGAAGTTGGAAAAGCGTGCGGTGCAACGCACGGTGTCGTTGGTGTGGCCGGATGTGAAACCCCATCGCACCTTGGCAATGGGTGGTGTGGTGGCACTGCTGTTTGAGGTTGCCTTCCGCGTGTTAGAGCCCTGGCCGTTGAAGTTCGTCGTGGACGCGGTGTCTGTCTCAATGGGCGTGGATCAGGAGGGCCGTCCGGCGACGACCGGTTTGCTACTGGCTTGTGGCGTTGCAGTGATCCTCTTTGTTGGACTGCGCGCACTGTCGAATTACCTGGCCACGGTGGCTTTTGCCCTCGTGGGCTCAAGGGCATCCACGCGTTTGCGTGCGCGGGTCTTCCAGCATGTTCAGGGCCTGAGCATGCAGTATCACGCGAAGAATCGCTCGGCGGATACGGTCCAACGCATTGTGGGCGATGTGGGCAAGCTGCAAGAAGTTGCTGTCACCGCGGGTCTGCCGTTGTTGGCGAACGTGGTCACCTTGGTGGTCATGCTGATTGTGATGCTGGTGATGGACGCGTGGCTAGCGATGATCGTCGTTGCTGCCCTGTGCATCTTTCCGCTGTTATCGCTGACGACGACGAAGCGGATCACGAAGGCCTCACGTAAGACTCGCAAAGCCGAAGGACAGCTGGCCAACACCGCCCAAGAAGCACTCAGTTCGATTACCGTCGTGCAGGCTTATGGCCTGGAAGAGCACTTGGGTGAGCGCTTTACCTTCGCAAACAAGAAATCGCTGAAAGATGGAGTGAAGGCACGTCGCCTGGCAGCGCGTTTGGAGCGCGGCACCGATGTCATTGTCGGTCTGGCAACCGCTGCCATCCTAATTGGCGGTGCCTACCGGGTTCTCGACGGCGTGATGACCATTGGTGACTTGGTGCTGTTTACGACCTACCTCAAGACCACCATGAAGCCCCTGCGCGACTTAGCGAAGTACACCGGACGCATCGCGCGCGCTGCAGCCTCGGGTGAACGCGTTGCCGATTTGATGGACAAAGTCTCCGACGTGCGCAGCCCTGCCGACCCGCATATCCACGACCGCTACTTAGGCTATGTGGAGTTCAACAACGTCAGCACCATGTATGGACGCCAGAAGGTCCTTCACGGCGTGGACCTATTTATCCGCCCCGGTGAACACGTCGCCGTCATCGGCCCTTCGGGTGCGGGCAAGTCCACGCTGGTGTCCCTACTCGTGCGTGCCCAGGACCCCGCCTGGGGTGAAGTCACCATCGACGGCCACCCGTTAGAGGACCTGGAGTTAAGCCAACTGCGCCACAACATCTCTTTGTTGCATCAGGAAGCAGTGCTGTTTACCGGAACCGTGGCCGACAACATCCGCTTAGGGCGCTTCGATGCCACGGATTTCGAGATTGAAGAAGCTGCTGCAGCCGCCGGGGCGCATGCCTTCATCCAGGATCTGCCCGACGGCTATGACACCGTCGTCGGCGAACGCGGCGGCACGCTTTCTGGTGGCCAGCGCCAACGCATCGCGATTGCTCGAGCCCTGCTGCGCAATAGCCCTATCGTCATCCTCGACGAACCGACCACCGGACTGGATCCGGCATCGGCGCGTGGGGTGCTCAAGGGCATCGACAAGCTGGTCAACGGTCGCACCACGCTTTCGGTCACCCATGACGCCGAGGTCGCCCTGCGTGCAAGCCGCGTGGTGTGGCTGGAAGCAGGCCAAGTGCTTTTCGATGCCCCACCCAACGACCTACTCGAGAACAACGACACCTTCCAGCGCTGGGTCGCACAATCCACTACTGCCGAAGAGGTGAGACTCCTTGATGACGCTTAA